Proteins from a genomic interval of Leifsonia shinshuensis:
- the rfbD gene encoding dTDP-4-dehydrorhamnose reductase, whose amino-acid sequence MRVLVAGANGQLGQDLRKALAAHGHEVTALGRADLDVTDRAAAVAAASGHDAVVNASAYTKVDDAETHEDEAYAINALGTENLAVAAAEAGARYVTVSTDYVFDGHATEPYAEDTPRDPINAYGRTKAAGEELALAAHPDGTYIVRTAWLYGAGGANFAKTMVKLAGSHETVSVVADQLGQPTWTGDLAEQIVALLESDAPSGVYHGTNSGQASWFEFAKAVFSAAGLNPDRVTPTDSATFVRPAPRPSYSVLAHGAWAKAGLAPMRSWEAALADAARQGVLDLETNDDTQRGGR is encoded by the coding sequence ATGCGCGTCCTCGTCGCCGGAGCGAACGGACAGCTCGGCCAGGACCTGCGGAAGGCCCTGGCCGCCCACGGCCACGAGGTGACGGCGCTCGGCCGCGCCGACCTCGACGTGACCGACCGCGCCGCGGCCGTCGCCGCCGCGTCCGGGCACGACGCCGTCGTCAACGCGTCCGCCTACACGAAGGTGGACGACGCCGAGACGCACGAGGACGAGGCCTACGCGATCAACGCGCTCGGCACCGAGAACCTCGCCGTCGCCGCGGCCGAGGCCGGCGCCCGCTACGTCACGGTCTCCACCGACTACGTGTTCGACGGCCACGCCACGGAGCCGTACGCCGAGGACACCCCGCGCGACCCGATCAACGCCTACGGCCGCACCAAGGCCGCCGGCGAGGAGCTCGCGCTCGCGGCCCACCCCGACGGCACGTACATCGTGCGCACGGCCTGGCTCTACGGCGCGGGCGGCGCGAACTTCGCCAAGACGATGGTGAAGCTCGCCGGCAGCCACGAGACCGTGAGCGTCGTCGCCGACCAGCTGGGCCAGCCGACCTGGACCGGCGACCTCGCCGAGCAGATCGTCGCGCTCCTCGAGTCGGACGCACCGTCCGGGGTCTACCACGGCACGAATTCCGGCCAGGCCAGCTGGTTCGAGTTCGCGAAGGCGGTCTTCAGCGCGGCCGGATTGAACCCTGATAGGGTCACACCGACCGACAGCGCGACGTTCGTCCGTCCCGCACCCCGACCGTCCTACTCCGTGCTCGCGCACGGGGCCTGGGCGAAGGCCGGACTGGCGCCGATGCGGTCGTGGGAGGCCGCCCTGGCAGACGCCGCGCGGCAGGGAGTCCTGGACCTGGAGACGAATGACGACACTCAGCGTGGTGGTCGATGA